CGATGGTACGTAATCTAAAGTGCAATTATTGAACGGAGAGAAGCTGAATTACTGGGCCACTGAGCGTTTACGTGTATCAAAAGCcttactgactgtgagaaccTTTCCACTGCAAAAGTCCAACGATAACGACACTCAAGATCATGAAGATATCTTTAAGGACATGGAAATTTGCGGTGCTTTGTTGGCTTCAATCGACCAACGTGCTTATCATCGGGACCTGTTGCAGGACGCAAACGCGATTCTTGAAGAAATTGTGTTCCCTCAGTGTTTTCCGTGGACCCACCCAGAGGAGCCCGTTGTTAAGACAATTCCACATGACATCGACGAAATGAGCGCTGTCAAAAAAGCTGGAGACGATCCAACCGAGAATCATGGAGCTGTGGAGAGACCTGGGAAGCGGAACAGACTTGCGGGCAACATCAGATCCATGGCTTTCCGCGCTGAGGATCCCGGAGTGGTTCAAGTAACAAGCCTTAGTATACCTTCTCGATGCCAACGAGAGAGTCTTGCTCTGGGCAGAAGGAAATTTTACGTCGAGTCCATTGATGGAGCGCGTGGTGAACTATCGTTACTTGCATTTGAAGAAACACGAGACCGTAAACGCCAACGCAGAGAAATTGAAGTCGCACGCAAAAAAGCGACGTCGATGTCAGTTCGCTTCGGTTCTACAAGCAGTCGTTCCACCATTTTTGGACGAGGTTCTACCGTTAAGGGTCAAGCCCCGCTTCTTTTACCTGCTGTGCTACCGGTGGAGATACACGACGGTAAACGTGTCTCTGCTGCACAAGCCCGCCTTGCCTCCAGTGCGTTGGGCGTCTACGATAGCAGACATGGACTTTTACCCTCTAATGCACCCCGCGTCGTCACCGGGCGAAATCGCTTATTCTGGAGTGTAAAGGAAGGCCCCACTAGTCGTTCTACTTTTCGGTCACTACTTACCGGACTGAAATACGAGAATGGCACACAGAAACGACCGCGGCGAGTCAAAGTTGGGATTCGCGTCAATAGTTCTTTGCTGTCTCTCACAAATGGTGAGATAGACTCATGTACCGAAAAGCTCTCACAGTGGACTGCAGGATCAGAAAGTCTACCCGTCAAATATCGAACCCCAAAACCAAACCAAGCCGTTGATACAGTACTTACGGATTCTAAACCAAATATGGACCACTCGATGTGCTCAATTGATTTCGAATATCTTGTGGCCGAGCTGGCAAAGAATCTCAGACCAAGGACATCGCCAATTTCTATCAACAAAAGATCCATGCTACAGCCAAGGCGCCATAGTTTGGGTATCTCGGTCCCCCCTGTTATCGAATGCGTGCCAACCGAGGATGGTCTCTTACGAACTATCTGTATCATGCCAGGGAAGCTTACTTCCACAAAAGACGAAGTCCCTCCTACTCTTGAGTTGGAGGAAGCAGCCAAAGCCATCGAATCAAATCTTCTTTGTCGCGTTTGCTGGATTGACGGTATCGATGGACAAATGCAGTCGTGTGCACGTTGCCAAATGTGCATTCATCGGACTTGCTGCAGAACTCCCGAAGATCCGACACGTCCGCAATCCTGGACTTGTGATTCGTGTAGGCACCTTTCGGAAAATACAGATGATGCGGATTTGTTGGAAACAAAGGACTTTCAAAGCTTCGCCTCCCAACGTACCTGCCACCGATGTTCCCAAAAAGGCGGATCCTTTGCCTATCAAGATGGATACTGGGTGCACGATACATGTCTTGTCTGGGGTGGGGCCTGGAAAGGCGCCAACACGGTCGGAGTCCATCGCTCCGGAGTCTGTGCATTGTGCTCGCACTCATCGTCGTACCTCGTCAAGTGCGCCGCGAAAGGTTGTCTGGTCCAATTCCATCCCAGTTGCGCCGCGGTGACTTCGGCCGTTTCCCGACGGCACTACGAAGCGTCCACGGCGCGGGCGAAACCCGACCCATTAGAACGGGATACATTTTTGTGTACCCAATACCACCTCGACATGCTCTGCGTAGTACTCGGCAGCGGATACACGGACCGTATCCTACCCGTGGCGTTTTGCGGATACCATCACCCGCAACGACGCGTGGATTGGAAGGGCTTGCCCCCCGGTGCCATGCGGGTGAACGCTGCCATTCGGGTACCTCCGCATAGGAGCTACAATGTGTCCGTGGCCGCTGTGAACGAAAAGTAGCGAACTACACTAAAAAGACCATGACCGTTGGTTCTGGTGTTGACCTGTTGGTATCGTCGTGGCAAAATAGTCTTAGCGTATTACTATCTTCATCCTGTATTCAGGCCTACTTTTGTCTCGCCGGGACGACGTACCCTGAGAGACTGTTGTGAATTGACGGTGACCAACAAAAATTCCGATACCCAAGCAAAGCGTTGCCCGTAAGCGTCCTGCACATCCGCGTGGTCGCTTTTTCCAAAGGGCTACAACAAAAAGAGCACCAGAGAGAGCGCCATAATGCACATACCAGAAATAAAGGCGTACGTCACGACGCAATCTTCTGGATCGTAACGATGCGCCGTTGGCAATAGTTCGCGTGTGGAAATAACAACCATCATGCCGGCTACCATACCAAAGAGCAACCCGTACAGGGTATCGGAAAAAGAACTAGCCAGGACAGCCCATCCCAAAAGCGCCGCCACTGGTTCGGACATGCCCGATAGCATGGCCCAGCCAAAGGCCTTCCAGCGGTTGCCCGTAGCGTAGTATACGGGCATGGCGACACAGAGACCTTCGGGAATATTGTGAATGGCAATAGCGACGGCCAGGACGGCTCCCACTTTGGGATCCCCGAGCGCGGCGACGAACGTCGCGAGGCCTTCGGGGAAATTGTGAATTCCAATAGCCAGCGCAGTGTTCAAACTCATGCGTAAGAGTTTTTTGGACTCGTCCGTGGGTTCCGCCAAGGCATCGTGTGAACTGTCGTCGCCGTAATCTGATGCGTGATGCGTCGTGGCTGAAAAAGGAGTAGCGTGCGGTGACGAGTCCGCAGAATCCGGACGAGCCCGAGAATCCGGTTCGTGTATTCCGTCCCAAACTTTGTGATCTTTTTCCACGGCTTCGATTTCGCTGGCCATATCTTGGACGGCTTGCCAATCCCCGGCCGGATCGTCCGAGCAACAGGGACAGGCCAAGGGCGCGTTGTCGTCCGCCGGGTGCGGCGCCGAAGGATCGTCCACGTTGGTTATCTCTTGCGTCTTTGCCGCGTGGGTAATGTGGTCTTTGGGGAAatcgtggtggtggtggtgatgatgatgcCCACCCAACAACCAGGTCACCATATAATTGAGTGCCTGAAAGAAAAGAACGTCACAACAATGTCTCGTCAGCCCCCGACTCATGataacacacacacacaaaaacgaGACGTAGTCGACACATACACACAAAGTGGATGCCAATCGTTCCAACTCCACTGGCGAAACTACGTACGTACCACCATGAGAACGACGCCACCAAAGAAGCAGAGTGTCGCGTAAATGTAGGCCCGATCTTCTTCGTATCCGGCATCGACAAAGGCCGTACGGGCTTTTCCCAAAATCTCCACGAAGGAGACGTACGTCATGACTCCGGCCGAAAGACCCAAGGCGGCTGCTAGAGTTTTCCGTGACGCCAAACGTACCAAGGCTGGTACGAAGACTACCGCTGCGCCGAGCCCCGTCGCCGCCCCCGCACCAATCACCAACCCAAAGGCCACGGCGACgttgtcgccgtcgtcgttggtagACGACGGGTCCATTATTGTTTGTTCGGAcatgtgtatgtgtgtgtcAATCTATCGGTTCGATTGGAAAGGGTGCGTTTGAGAGATGCACGCACACACGCAACGGAGCCCGATCCGATACGGTTGACCGTGATTTCCGACTCGGGAACGTACCGTTCGTTCCGCCACGAGTCGGGTCGGAAAAACCAACCAGGCTCGAATCCGAACGACACCTTGTACGGAGGGGAGTGTCCGTGTCACTAGTACTACTAGCTAGATAGCGAGAGAGACACAAGTGCGGACGAATGGGTAGAAACGGCGCATGCGGTGCGCGAGCGTTACGACTAGTACGATCGTTGGGTGTGCCTTTGGAACCCGGAGGATCAGAAAGACTCCGGTAAGGGTGACACATCGCGATCCGAACACCGATCGTGACTGATTGTGATGGACTggtgggggggggggggatgCAAACGAAAGTTCCGCTGAATTTGTTGGCCCATCCAATGTAGGTATACCGGTGACTGTTAGTACGGCACGTACCTTTTTCGTAGATCTGGAGCGGAATACGAAGCGGAACCTAGTTCTTGACGGAAAGCTACCCAAGCGTCGGATTTTGGGACACGGAAAAGTGTGGCCTGGCCCACCAGTCGAACATTAGCCTGGCTCCAGAGAAGTCACATCAACGAACGACATACGTTTCACTACACGAATGCTATTCGCTGTCACAGTGAAATGACAGCAAGACACGCTTTACGGTTAACTTGTGCATATTTCGCCGACGCTCGTTTGGAGAAAGAGCTTTGGGGGTGCCGGTTTGCAGTAGTTTTACACCAAAAAGAGCACTAGCGAGACCGCCATGACCAACATTCCCGCCATGAACGAGTAAGTCACCACGACATCGTCTGGATCGTACCGATGTGCCGTTGGCAGCAATTCACGGACGGATACAATTACCATCATGCCCGATACTACACCAAACAGCGCACCAAACATTGTTTGCGTGAAACAACTCGCCAGAACGGCCCAACCCAAAAGTGCCGCCAGTGGTTCGGACATGCCCGATACCATGGCCCAACCAAAAGCCCTCCAGCGGTTGCCCGTTGCGTAGTAAATCGGCATGGCAATGCACAAACCTTCGGGAATATTATGAATGGCAATGGCGACGGCTAAAATGGCGCCGACCCGCGGATTGTCGAGCGTCGCCACGAACGTGGCGAGGCCTTCAGGAAAATTGTGAATGCCAATCGCCAACGCTGTATTGATACTCATCCGGAGCAGCTTTTTCTGATCTTTGCCCTGCACCACACATTCGTCTTTCTGCGCCGGGAAATCCTCGTGGTCCGATACACTGCACCCGGCTTCGGGTTCGTGCTCCCTTTTTCCCAGTTCCAACGCCATTTCCTGCAGACACTCCAACTCTTTGGCGGGATCTTCAGAGCAACACGGACACGCTGTTACAGTAGTACCGCATTCCTCTGCAGCAGCCTGGACGGCGCTTTCCGCGTTGGAGAACTCCTGCGTTTCCTTATCCTCTAGATATGGCGGGAATTCGTGTTCGTCATGTCCCCCCAGCAACCAAGAAACTAAAAAGTTGAGCGGCTACCGTAAATAAATCAACAAGAGTGTTAGCAATTGTGAAGAGATCTTCTTTTCGCGCATCCCATGATGGATATTTTTCGTGAGATCCATACAACGTACCACCATCACAATGACTCCACTAAAAAAACTGATTGTCGCGTATAGGTAGGCTTCATCAGTGGGAAAACCCGCTTCTTCGAAATGCCGATTGGCCTCGTTGAAAATTTCAACGAGAGATACATAGACCATGACACCGGCGGACAGTCCTAACGCAGCCGCCAACGTCCGTCTCGACGCCAGTTTGACAAGCGCGGGTACAAATACGACCCCCGCCCCGAGACTTGTGGCAGCGCCGGCGCCAATCACCAAGCCGAAGGCGACCCCCACATTTTCGCTGTTTACCGAGCCTTCCGACATTCTTACGCTACTCATTTCGAATCTGAAAACAGTGGCCAATCCGCGATCGATCAGTGGTTGATCGGACGATGTGGCTTTCGTGAAGTGTAAGCCGATATGTTACAAAGAAAAGCGCACGTAATTTGTTGTGGGCGTCTCTGTTCGAATGGACTGTCCGAATTAGAAACGTGAACGCGTGGCGATGACGTCGAAGAACGGATGCTTCAAACGCTTGATCGCGATGATACTGTCAGGGAACGATATGTAACGATTCTTTATTTAAATGTAAAGGATTATTTGTTCACCAAAATGACTTACCGTTAGAGGACAAGTTTTCTACATATAGCAGAAAGTTCCGCTAACGTCGTCATTC
The genomic region above belongs to Phaeodactylum tricornutum CCAP 1055/1 chromosome 16, whole genome shotgun sequence and contains:
- a CDS encoding predicted protein; translation: MDPSSTNDDGDNVAVAFGLVIGAGAATGLGAAVVFVPALVRLASRKTLAAALGLSAGVMTYVSFVEILGKARTAFVDAGYEEDRAYIYATLCFFGGVVLMVALNYMVTWLLGGHHHHHHHHDFPKDHITHAAKTQEITNVDDPSAPHPADDNAPLACPCCSDDPAGDWQAVQDMASEIEAVEKDHKVWDGIHEPDSRARPDSADSSPHATPFSATTHHASDYGDDSSHDALAEPTDESKKLLRMSLNTALAIGIHNFPEGLATFVAALGDPKVGAVLAVAIAIHNIPEGLCVAMPVYYATGNRWKAFGWAMLSGMSEPVAALLGWAVLASSFSDTLYGLLFGMVAGMMVVISTRELLPTAHRYDPEDCVVTYAFISGMCIMALSLVLFLL
- a CDS encoding predicted protein — translated: MSEGSVNSENVGVAFGLVIGAGAATSLGAGVVFVPALVKLASRRTLAAALGLSAGVMVYVSLVEIFNEANRHFEEAGFPTDEAYLYATISFFSGVIVMVHEPEAGCSVSDHEDFPAQKDECVVQGKDQKKLLRMSINTALAIGIHNFPEGLATFVATLDNPRVGAILAVAIAIHNIPEGLCIAMPIYYATGNRWRAFGWAMVSGMSEPLAALLGWAVLASCFTQTMFGALFGVVSGMMVIVSVRELLPTAHRYDPDDVVVTYSFMAGMLVMAVSLVLFLV